One genomic region from Lacerta agilis isolate rLacAgi1 chromosome 13, rLacAgi1.pri, whole genome shotgun sequence encodes:
- the PDCD7 gene encoding programmed cell death protein 7, whose translation MSQQPPPFPSNFARLPRPNYFPPTGAPPQGVFGGPPPPHHPPFSLSPFPPFSAGGRGLPTPAYPPPFRPPLPPPSWQQQQKPPELSAPQWRPEAPPYIAGEKPRFPPPERPSPQWRPEAVPFVAGENQRLPLGPDAAASAGGLRRGDGSDESEQWLSRFLACRRTEGAGAGAASPPKPRGLKPSQAGLLAAEALQLLAQVAALCGAWRRRDDHAEAEEVAEAEARLAELREVVRPLRDEAAAEAPLAQLRRHAEKSRKKRLRRQARRQEARAAREEEAVREAEREARIESWRARRALEVEERHREQELKAAADSVLSEVRKKQADTKRMAEILRGLEKLRKLRKEAAARKGVCPPPDADEAFENEVQSLRALIKTRTELYEAEERALRVMLEGEQEEERKREMEKKLKREKEKLQQQKREMDSKLFGDPEEFPLARLLEPFTQYYLQAEYSVPSLIQIRHEWDRYLVPTDHPEGNFIPPGWVIPCQPSSDIWATAVG comes from the exons ATGTCGCAACAGCCGCCGCCGTTTCCCTCAAACTTCGCGAGGCTGCCTCGGCCCAACTACTTCCCACCGACGGGGGCTCCTCCGCAGGGTGTTTTTGGcgggccgccgccgcctcaccaCCCTCCGTTTTCTCTTTCCCCGTTCCCGCCTTTTTCGGCGGGTGGCCGAGGCCTTCCTACCCCCGCTTACCCGCCGCCATTCCGGCCGCCGCTGCCCCCTCCTtcgtggcagcagcagcagaaacctcCGGAGCTGTCCGCGCCTCAATGGAGGCCCGAGGCGCCGCCGTACATAGCCGGGGAGAAGCCAAGGTTCCCGCCTCCGGAGCGGCCCTCGCCTCAATGGAGGCCCGAGGCGGTGCCGTTCGTGGCCGGGGAGAATCAAAGGCTCCCGCTCGGACCTGACGCTGCTGCCTCAGCCGGCGGCCTGAGGCGAGGAGACGGCAGCGACGAGAGCGAGCAATGGCTAAGCCGTTTCTTGGCTTGCCGCCGCACCGAAGGCGCCGGCGCCGGCGCCGCCTCTCCCCCGAAGCCGCGCGGCTTGAAGCCCAGCCAGGCGGGCCTGTTGGCGGCGGAGGCGCTGCAGCTGCTGGCGCAGGTGGCGGCGCTGTGCGGGGCCTGGCGGCGGCGGGATGACCACGCCGAGGCCGAGGAAGTGGCCGAGGCCGAGGCCCGGCTGGCGGAGCTGCGGGAGGTGGTGCGGCCCCTGCGGGACGAGGCAGCGGCGGAGGCTCCCCTGGCCCAGCTGCGCCGCCACGCGGAGAAGAGTCGCAAGAAGAGGCTGCGGCGCCAAGCGCGGAGGCAGGAGGCGCGGGCCGCTCGCGAGGAGGAGGCGGTCCGCGAGGCCGAGAGGGAGGCGCGGATCGAGAGCTGGCGGGCCAGGCGCGCCCTGGAAGTCGAGGAGAGGCACCGG GAACAAGAACTTAAAGCTGCTGCAGACAGTGTGTTATCTGAAGTAAGGAAAAAACAAGCAGACACGAAGCGTATGGCAGAAATCCTGCGTGGCTTAGAAAAGCTGAGGAAACtaagaaaagaagcagcagcaaggaaag GTGTTTGTCCACCCCCAGATGCAGATGAAGCCTTTGAAAATGAAGTCCAGAGCTTAAGAGCATTGATAAAAACACGCACTGAACTCTATGAAGCTGAAGAACGAGCTCTGCGGGTTATGCTGGAaggagaacaggaggaggagaggaaaagagaaatggaaaagAAGCTGAAGCGAGAAAAGGAGAAACTTCAGCAGCAGAAGCGGGAAATGGATTCAAAACTGTTTGGGGATCCAG AAGAATTTCCCCTTGCCCGCCTTTTGGAGCCCTTCACACAGTATTATTTGCAGGCTGAGTATTCTGTGCCATCTCTTATCCAGATCAG GCATGAATGGGATCGATACCTGGTGCCTACAGATCATCCTGAAGGAAACTTTATCCCACCAGGATGGGTCATTCCCTGTCAACCTTCTAGTGACATCTGGGCTACAGCTGTTGGATGA